DNA from Lentibacillus amyloliquefaciens:
CATAAGCTAAATCATATAGCGTTGGATATTTTGACATAAACCGCTGAAAATAAGGAATAACCGTATTAACCTGCGTCTGCTGAAGCATTATCTCGGAAACCCAGACTTTATACGGATCCTGATCCTTGCGCCATGGCAGGTCACGCTTATTGTTTTGATACCAATCAATCAGTTTTTCCTGAAAGCCTTGAATGTCAAAACTCTGTAAGATTTTATCACTCATTAGATAACTTCCTTTGTGTTATAATTAAAGTAACCTATATTAAAATTACACGTGTTGATATAGATTACAACTGTACAAATCGAATATTAGGAGGAACCTTATGGACACAGGCACCCATATTGTTATGGGGTTGCAATCGGCGGGCTTGCTACACTGGATCCCGCTGTGCAAAATGATCCTGGTATGTTTGCCGCTGTGTTAGCCGGAACTGTCATAGGTTCACATGCACCGGATTTCGATACCGTATTAAAATTGCGCAACAACGCTGTTTATATACGGCATCATCGGGGCGCGACACACTCGATTCCCGCAGTTCTGATATGGGGTGTGCTAATAGCCGGTGTCATTTATGCAATCGTGCCGGGCCTCAGTTTTCTGCATTTATGGGCATGGACGGCGCTTTCCGTCATCATCCATGTTCTTGTTGATATACCGAATGCCTATGGAACACAAGCTTATCGGCCATTTACAAATAGATGGGTTGCACATGGGGTCATTAATACGTTCGATCCGTATATTTTCCTGCTCCATATTGGCGGGATAATCGCATGGCTGTTTGGAGCGAATCCGGGATATACGTTTTTGACGATTTATGCCGTTATTGCACTTTACTATGTCAAACGGTATATGGATAAACGTGACATTGTAAGGACGATTAAAGAATTTTACCCGAACACTGAGCAGATTGCAACCTCTCCAACCATTAAGCAAAATCAATGGCGTGTAGCCATTACGACAACCGATTATTTTTATGTAGGATCGGTCATCGATGGTCATATTAACATCGTTGATCAATTTGAAAAGATCCCGTTACCGGACAATCAGCTGTTTGAACTGGCGAAAAAGGATAAGAACATTGCTGCATTTTTATCCTTCTCTCCGGTTTACCGTTGGGAAGTGCACGATTTTGATGACTTTACCGAAGTACGGTTCATTGATTTGCGGTACCGGTCAAATGAACGCTATCCGTTTGTGGCCGTAGTGCAAATTGATGATAACATGCGTATTCAGACTTCTTATACCGGATGGATCTTTTCTGAACAAAAACTGCAGCATAAACTGGATATCGGTGATAATCCGGTATAACAGCAGCCAGCGCACAGCCCGGCTGTTGTTTTTTTTCAGGTTCCAGCAAACATGCTGCAGTTTACGATGCCTCTATCTTGTCCCCGAGCAGTGATATTGGTAATGCTTCTTCTTTTTCGTGCGCTTCATCCAATAAATTGACGCGATGGCCCCATGCAAACACACCGTTTATATAATTAATTTTAAATTTATAGCCAGGGTCGCCTTTCAGCTCATATACCTCATGCGGCTTGAAATCACCCGGGTTCATCATGTAAGCAATCGCCATCTGCATCTTTCGTTCGTTGATGGCCACTTCACTGATATTGCCAAACTGCTCGGCTTTTTGTGCTTTTTCCTTCAATCTGCCGACTTCCTCGCGCAGCTGATCTACTGTGTAATCACTATATCTGTAATCCATTTTGATTGCTCCCTTCTCTATCAGTTTACATTTTATCAATAGTTAAGGAAATTGAATACTCCTGTCACTTGCTCGCTACTATTACAATATGATGTTGATTTTTCATCATTTCAGGCGAAACGTCATCACTGACCTTTAGCATAGCCGAATTCAAAAAAAGCACACTTGCCTTTGCTGCAAATGCGCCATGGTAAAAATTAACTTATGCGGTTGGATTGATCATGATTTCCTGAAGTTCCCAAATACTTCACTGGTTTCACTTATACTGACAAACGCTTTCGGATCTGTATTCTTAATAAGATGCTTGACAAGTGCCAGTTCATAGCGAGTGATAACAGTATACAGCACTTTGTTTTCATTATTCGTGTAAGCGCCATAGCCATTCATGACCGTAATACCTCTGATCAAATTGCCAATAAGTTCATTTTTTAGCTCTTCACCTTTCGTTGTGACAACCATCAGACTTAATTTTATATGACGGGTATGAATACGGTCGATTACAACACCTGTAATATAAATAGAGGCCATCGTCAATAATGCCAAATTCCAGGAAAACACAAACCCTGATATAAACACGACAGTACTATTGATGCCAAAAATCAATGCACCAAGCGGGATATCATGTTTTTGAGTAACAACGAGCCCTATAATATCAGCGCCCCCAGTGGATCCGTTCAATCGGACAATGAGACCAATCCCAACACCTGTAATGATACCTCCGAATACCGCTGACAATAACGGATCTGCTGCTACCTGCAATATCGGGATATACTGCATCGACATAGATGTGATAAAGACAGAAAGGACACTGTTCCATATAAATTCCTTCCCCAGCCTCATTAATCCAATAAGAAATACAGGAATGTTTAAAACAACAAGCCAGATACCTGAGTTCAATGGGGAAACAAGCCCCAAAATCATAGCAAGACCTGTTACACCGCCTGATAATACCTCATGCGGAAGCAGAAACATATTAAAGGCAAATCCTAAAATAATCGAAGCAGCAAACAGAACAGCATATTTATAAACATGATACATTGACATGACCCCCAATCAGGCATTCTAAAGCGAAACTTCATTCAGTGAAGTGTTTTTCTTCACTGAATGTTAGTTAAGCAGAATCGGACATTTACGGACAGTTAAACGCCGTTCTTGGGCGGGTTACTGTCCGTTACATGCGGGATAAAAACACCTAACGAATTTTAGGGGTCATACAGCAAAAAGTCAATATCTTTCTTAACATTGATTTTGTTTTTTGTTTCAACAAATCTTATAACGGGAACAAGTCAGTTCTCTATGGGGGCATTTCCAAAAATAGTATAATTATATCGAAGGTTCATGATATCCTTGTGCTAAAGACATTTCAGAAGAATACCCATGCTGAGGAGGCATTCTCTATAGCAGAGAAAATTACGTTATTATTTGGAGGGATACAGAATGTCTACGGTTGCCATTACCGGTGCGGGTAGCGGCCTTGGCCGTGCACTGGCACTGAAATATGCCAAAAATGATTATAAAGTGTTTTTACTGGGACGCGATGACACGAAACTTCATCTTGTCCAGAAAGAAATTCAACAAAAGGGAGGTCATGCAGAAGTAATCTTATGCGACGTGCAGGAGCCCGCTTCAGTGAGCATTGCTTTTCAGCAAATCGGCGAACTGGATGTTTTCATTAATAATGCAGGCGTCGGAATTTTTGGTCCGCTGGAAGATTACACAAGCGAAGATATCGACAAAACACTCAACACCAATGTTAAAGGTGCCATTCTGACCGTTCAGTCTGCACTTCCCCTTATCCGTAAAAATAGCGGACGAATTTTGACGATTATTTCAACGGCCGGTCTGCGCGGCAAAGTGCATGAATCCATTTATTCTGCCAGCAAATTTGCAGTAAAAGGGCTTACGGAAAGTCTGCAAAAAGAATGGAAAGATGACCCTATCGCTATCACTGCCGTTTACATGGGCGGTATGAACACCCCGTTTTGGGATAAATCATCCCATGTCGAAGATCCTTCCGTTCTGAAAGGGCCAGAAGGTGTGGCTGAACAGATTTTCAATGAAGACGACGGCCGCAGCGAAATTGTGATTGACCAGTAAGAGCCTTTTTCAATAAGCAAGCGTCGGATGTTATATTGAGCAGTCTTATTGTTCCATGTACTCGTCTAAAAACGTATTGATTAAATCAATTGTGAAGCCTTTGCGATACAGGGCTTCTTTTACTTTTTGGCTGAGCTGAAAGCCACTGTATTTCTGCCGATGTTTGTGCAGCAGTTTTTCACCCTGTTTAACAAGCGCTTCCCATTCCGCATCGTCATCTTTTTGGTTCTGAAGCTCTGATGTCACTTCCTTAACCACATCACCTGTAAAGCCTTTTTGCATCAGCGTTCCCTGCATTTTCTGGACCTGCTGGCGAAATGACTTTTTGCTGTTTGAACGAAGGTTTTTCTCGGCGAGTTTCAATGCTTTTTCAAATTGGACATCAAATGAATAAATAGCCACAGCTTCACTGGCCAGCTCCTCAGCTACGCCTTTTTGCAGCAGTTCCTGTCTGACGAGAATCGGACCTTTGCTTGACGTATTCATGCGCGTCCGCACAAAGCTACGGGCAAATTCCCGGTCATCTGTAAGTCCTTCTTCATTAAGCTTTTTCATTATTTGTGAAATATGTTCCTCATCCACTTCTTTTTGAACAAGATAATCACGCATTTCTTTTTTTGTGCGCATCCGGTAGCTTAAATAATTGATGGCAAGGGTATAGTGTTTATGAAGTGTATCTTTCTGGATGAGAACGGTCACGGTGCTGTCGTCCAGCTCCATCTGTTTGCGCAGCCGATATTCAACTAATATCGATTCATCGACACTGAACCCATACTTTTCCCCACCTCCGTCATCCAGAAAAATATTGTAGCGATCTTTATGTTTCTTTTGTGTTGTGATCCGGGTGATTTTAGGCATCATCTTCCCTCCCTTTTCAAACTATTATATCATGTAAAGGACTGGAAAAATCAGTACACCAAAAGAAAAATATTTACTGACAGTTGATCCCTCTCCTAATCTTCATCGTATACGCGTACATTTGGGCTGGGGGTCATACTGCCAGTTGCATGCAGGATAAAACTTAAAGTGATCGGAGTGACTGGAATGAATATCATGATAACCGGCGGAACCGGATTTGTTGGTACTCACCTGACAAAGGAACTCACTGAAAAAGGGCATCACGTGTACGTACTAACCCGCTCACCTGAGAAGCGTACAGACACCAATCATATCGCATACATCGGCTATGACCATCCGGTTAAAGATCTGCCGAGAATTCATGCGGTCATTAACCTTGCCGGCGACTCACTGTTCGGTTATTGGACCAGAAAGAAAAAGAAAGTCATCCGCACTAGCCGGATTAACACCACGCAAAAGGTCATCAGGATGATGGAACAAATGGAAACTAAACCGGATGTATTCATCAGCGGTTCAGCCGTCGGTTTTTACGGAACGTCAGAAGAACTCATATTCACAGAACAAACCATAAACCCCGGAGATGACTTCCTGGCCGATGTTGTTGTGGATTGGGAACAGACGGCAAAACAGGCGGAACAGCTTGGCATTCGAACTGTTTATACACGATTTGGTGTCATTTTGGGACAAGTTGGTGCGCTGCCTCTGATGAAACTTCCGGTTAAAATGTTTGCAGGCGGCAGGATTGGAAACGGTGAGCAGTGGGTTTCCTGGGTTCATATAAAAGATGTTGTCGGTCTAATACATTTTTGCATGTTTAACGAACAAATCAACGGACCCGTCAATGTGACCGCACCCAATCCGAAACGGAATAAAGATTTCACCCGTGTGCTTGCCGATATCCTTAACCGCCCCTTCTGGCTCCCGGCCCCAGCCTTTATGGTCTGGACAGCTATCGGGGAGATGAGCTTATTAATCGAAAAAGGGCAGTATGTTTTGCCGAAAAAAGCCAAAGACTTTCATTATCCGTTTTCCTATCCGGATCTCAAAGAGGCACTTGATGAAACAGAACGATAGATGCGATCTTTATGGCAGGATAAGCCAAAAAGGAAATTGCAGTTAAGATGGCGATTTCCTTTTGTTTATCCACAGAAAATCATCCTGTGTTGATAACTCGCTGAAATCCTTCCACAAAAAGGTCAGTTATTCACACCGGTCCAGTGGATAACTTTACAACCTTGTGTGGATAGTGTGTATAAACCTGTTGATTACTTTAGTTGAGCTGTTCATGCTGTTGAAAGTTTTGTGGATATCAATTAGCTCGTAAACACAACTCAAGGCATTATTCCCCCCTTGATTATTTCAAAACATCCGAGGGAAAGCTTATCAACTCCTGTCTTAAGAATCCCCGCGAGAGCAACGATTCAAATTTAAATACAAGATAAAGAAACTTTCTAAGCTCATGATTGGAGTGCTCATATTGGATGTCATCGATCTTTTAAGCAAAATCAACTGGGGTGTAATAGCACCATTGATCGTTATTCAATTCATTTTGCTGATTGTTGCGGCTATAGACCTTATCCGTGCGGAAAAAACAAATGGGCCAAAGTGGATGTGGATTCTGGTCATTATTTTGATTAACTTTGTTGGACCGGTTCTTTATTTTATTTTTGGAAGGAGAAACGACTAAAATGATCTTGCTAAGCGCAGACAATTTAACCAAAATTTATGACCGCCAACCTGTAGTCGACAGAGTCAGCTTCAAGTTTGAATCCGGTAAATGCATCGCCCTGATTGGTCCAAATGGTGCCGGTAAAACAACAACACTCAGAACGCTTTCAGGATTAATTAAGCCGACAAGCGGAACCATTACATTTGCTGGTAAGAAACAAAATGCTGATAATCGGGAATCAATTGGCTATTTGCCGCAGCACCCTGTCTTTTTTAAATGGATGAGTGGGAAAGAGTTCCTTGTCTATGTCGGCCGTCTTGCTCATTTATCCAAACAGAAATCCGTTAAACGAGCGGAAAAACTGCTTGAGCGTGTCGGCCTTTCAGAATCCGCTAATAAAAGAATCGGCAAATATTCCGGCGGCATGAAACAGCGGCTCGGCATTGCTCAGGCGATGATTCACCAGCCAAAGCTGCTGATGCTTGATGAACCGGTATCCTCACTCGATCCGATTGGCAGACGGGAAGTACTGACATTAATGGAAGAGCTGAAAAACGATATAACGATTTTATTTTCGACACATATTTTAAGTGATGCGGACGAAGTGAGTGATGAATTACTGCTCCTGCATGAAGGCAGAATCATGGAATCAGGATCAATGACTGACCTTCGGGAAAGATATCAAACTGCCAAAATTGAACTCAGTTTTGAAGGGGATTTAATCGTCTACAGGGAAAAGCTAAACGCCCTTAAGCATGTCACAAATTCGTGGATCGACCGCGGGTATCTTCATGTGACCGTCAGCGATATGACAGCAGCCCGGCATGATATTTTAGCAGCCGCTTCAGCTGAAGAATGGGCACTTACATCTTTCAGCATCAACCGGACTTCTCTTGAAGATATGTTCATGAAGGCGGTGAAGAGCTGATGCAATGGTGGGTGCTTTTTCATAAAGAATTAGTAGAAAACGTTCGCAATGTGAAATGGATCTGGGTCCCGCTGGTTATGATACTGATTGCTGTCATGGACCCGCTGACTAACTATTACTTGCCGCAAATTATTGAAGCAACAGGCGGGCTGCCGGATGGAACACAAATTGACCTGCCGGAATATCAGCCGAGTGACGTCGTTATGTTGAGTCTCGGTCAATTCAACACGATTGGCGTGGCAATCATTGCTCTTATATCAATGGGGACCATTGCCGGTGAGCGTAAAAGCGGCGTGTCGGAACTGGTTCTTGTTAAGCCCGTTTCCTATACGAATTACATTACAGCCAAATGGGCTTCAACTGCCTGTTTGATACTGGTTTCCTTTGCGCTTGGCATGCTTGCCAGCTGGTATTATATCAATTTGTTATTCGGTGAATTATCGTTTGGTGCACTACTGCAGGTACTGTTTTTTTACGGATTATGGTTCATGCTTGTTGTGTCACTGTCGATTTTTTACAATGCCATATTCAAAATACCAGGACTGATTGCATTCTTGACAATCGCAACAGTTGGACTCATCAGTATAGTGACATCAGTTTTTTCCCATGTCCTTGAATGGAGCCCCAGCCGCATCTCCCCATATATTCAGCAAATGGTGATTACGGGCAATGCTCCATCAGACTTAACCTGTGCGGCTATCGTGACAGGCATCATGATTGGATTGCTGTTAATCGCCTCAGTCATGATATTCAGGAAAAAGGAAATGGCAAGTTAAAAGGAGGTTGGGGCAAAGGCGCTTTATTTAAAAAATCCGAATTAACTAGATATGGCTGGTACATACAACCCGCTCCGGAAAAATACTCCGCTTTCCGCGGGCGGCTGGTGAGCCTCCTCGTGCTGGCGCACTGCGGGGTCTCACCTATGCCTATGCTCCCGCAGGAGTCTTCGCATATTTCCTCCGCTCAAGTAGCATATTGTTCGTCTTTAAAGTTGGCCGTTTTAATTATGTCCAACCCTTCTATTTCACTTTAACGGTTGTAATTCGCCGCAAAAACAAGAAGGATATACCATAAATCACCACTCCAATACCGAACAGCTGATAAAAGAATATAAGGTCAATGCCGGTAAATACATCAACAACGAAATCAATGAGCCATCCCTGTGCGATGCCTAACAGACTGATAAGGAGCAGTACACCAAGGAAGCTCCCTCCGCCGGCTATGCCATATTTATAGAACAACAAGCCTATCATGAACATAGCTGCCAGGAAGAAAAACATGATGGCTGTATCAATGACAATGCGTGTATACCATGTGCCATCCAGGAAATAAGCCGGGTGAAGAAATAAAAAGAAGTCGACTCCTGTTGCGTTCATTAACGCCATGACAAGCTCCTGCAGACCAGCCGCAGCAATAGCCATGGCCAGAGAGAGCATAAGAAAAAATCCACCTGATCCGACAAAAATATTTTTGCGTGTGGCACTCATCTTGATTAAAAATGGTACTGAATCTTTAACCGTCAGGAATCCCAAAATAGCGCAGTAAACATACATTGGCCCTGTCAGGCTGAACGTAAAAAGTGTCACCTCATTATCCAAACCTGCCAGAAAGTAAGTGAATGCCAGTGAAACAACCAATATAGACAGTAAAATCGTCCAGAAAATTGTGAGTGAGTAACGCAAATCTGATCCGAAAAAATAAAGCAATTCTTTTATTTGTCTTCCCATTGGCTAATAGCGATAGGTAAGTTTTTGAAGTTATCTTCAACTTTTCCCCCGCTCCACACCATACGAGCGGCTTTCACCGCATACGGCGTTCCATCAACACTTAAAGATTTGTGTGCTCCTAAGTCTGACAACTTACCATGTATTCATCATCATTCAAATTATTTTAGATATTGATTATTGTTTAATTTTCTTGTTTCCCACTGACTTACGCAACTTGTTAAGCTTATGAAGCTGCTGTTCATTAAGCTTTAATATCGCTAGATATTCATTGATAGTATCGGTTCTTATTGCATGTATAAGCGCATGTGCTTCGGGTTTTATGAGCGTCAAGTTGTTATAGCTGTCATCATGTGTTAGGTGGTACGGTTTTTTATGATGACAGTGCATATCAGTTATTTCTAATTCCTCTTCTGTTACGGAGCACCTACCATATTGCGCGACATACAAGGAAATCCTGTTATCATTAAATTCGACCGTTGCACGGTCATTTATTACAGGGTGTTCTCGTAGCCATTGAAGTGAAGCTTCGGACACAGCCTTTTGATTGTCATGAATTAGTTTTCTACCTTGTGAGGTATATTTATTAATGTATGTTTTAGGGTACATAGGCTTTCGGTGCCGTACGTAACTCACAGGAATTATGGGTCTACCGAGCAGGTATCTCATATTCTTCGAATTTGTGTATCTGACTATACCTTTATCCTTTCCGGTATATTTTCCAGTTTTAGATAGTCCAGAATTTATCAATCGGGTATTCATTGTTAAAAGCACTGGGTAGTGAATTTTCTTGAAATCCTTATTGACATGTGTGGCTATCCTATAGTAGTTGTGCATTCCTATAACTTTACTATTGTACTTGCCAATTGCTCTAATCCCGTCAGCACGTCTAGGAGCTTTCTGAATCTGTATTATTTGTGCTTTTAGTTCCTGTTTCATTCGATTAATAGCTTTGGTGCATATATGGGAATGCATAACATAGCGATTTTTGCCTTTTCTTTCTAACTTTAGTGAGAAACCTAAAAACTCGCTTTCTTCTTTACGAAGGTAAGTGATCTTGGACTTCTCCTCCGATATTGGCAAACGTAAACGTTCTTCTAACCACTGCTTACAAGCATGATATAGTTTTTCTGCTGTTTTTCTATCCGGGCAGAAAACCTTGAAATCATCACCATATCTTACGAAATAGCATTCCTTAAGATTAGTATGTGAGCGCATTTTTTTATGGTGATTTCCCATGTGTTCAGTCCCATTGGAATTGTATTGGGTTTTTATCTCCGACATTCTTCGATTTTCCCATTGATTCGCTATCCACCAATCGAACTCATTGAGATTTACGTTAGCAAGTAATGGCGATAAAATACCGCCTTGCATCGTTCCTTTCGTCGGTGTGAATACTTTTCCATTTGGAAATTGTATCGGCGACTCCAACATTTTCCTGATAATGACTAGGACTTGTTTATCTCGTATTCCCATAGCCCAGAGCTGCCTAATTAGTTTTGAATGCCATACTTCATCGAAGAATCCTTTGATATCTATATCGACCACATATTGCATTTTGATGATATTCATCTTCTTTGCACAGTCGGCTATTGCGTGTTCCGTTGATTTATTTGGTCTGAAACCGTGACTATGTGAGTTGAATTTTGCTTCACATATTGGCTCTAAAACCTGTAAGAAACATTGTTGTGCTATTCTGTCCCATATAGACGGAATACCCAGTGGGCGTTTCTTACCGTTTGGTTTCGGTATTTCTACTCGTTTAACCTTTCTTGGTTTATAACACGCAAACCTTCTTTTCACGATGTTTAGAAATTCATCAGTGTCCAGTATCTCAATATCTTTAATTGTTTTACCATCTACACCTGTTGTTGTACTTCCGCCATTTCGTTTTATATTTCTATATGCCAAAAGAATATTGTTATCAGATGTAATGATTTTCATGAGTGATTTGAAATTTTGGTTTTCGACACTTCTTT
Protein-coding regions in this window:
- a CDS encoding YfhH family protein — translated: MDYRYSDYTVDQLREEVGRLKEKAQKAEQFGNISEVAINERKMQMAIAYMMNPGDFKPHEVYELKGDPGYKFKINYINGVFAWGHRVNLLDEAHEKEEALPISLLGDKIEAS
- a CDS encoding YitT family protein → MYHVYKYAVLFAASIILGFAFNMFLLPHEVLSGGVTGLAMILGLVSPLNSGIWLVVLNIPVFLIGLMRLGKEFIWNSVLSVFITSMSMQYIPILQVAADPLLSAVFGGIITGVGIGLIVRLNGSTGGADIIGLVVTQKHDIPLGALIFGINSTVVFISGFVFSWNLALLTMASIYITGVVIDRIHTRHIKLSLMVVTTKGEELKNELIGNLIRGITVMNGYGAYTNNENKVLYTVITRYELALVKHLIKNTDPKAFVSISETSEVFGNFRKS
- a CDS encoding SDR family NAD(P)-dependent oxidoreductase produces the protein MSTVAITGAGSGLGRALALKYAKNDYKVFLLGRDDTKLHLVQKEIQQKGGHAEVILCDVQEPASVSIAFQQIGELDVFINNAGVGIFGPLEDYTSEDIDKTLNTNVKGAILTVQSALPLIRKNSGRILTIISTAGLRGKVHESIYSASKFAVKGLTESLQKEWKDDPIAITAVYMGGMNTPFWDKSSHVEDPSVLKGPEGVAEQIFNEDDGRSEIVIDQ
- the recX gene encoding recombination regulator RecX; this translates as MMPKITRITTQKKHKDRYNIFLDDGGGEKYGFSVDESILVEYRLRKQMELDDSTVTVLIQKDTLHKHYTLAINYLSYRMRTKKEMRDYLVQKEVDEEHISQIMKKLNEEGLTDDREFARSFVRTRMNTSSKGPILVRQELLQKGVAEELASEAVAIYSFDVQFEKALKLAEKNLRSNSKKSFRQQVQKMQGTLMQKGFTGDVVKEVTSELQNQKDDDAEWEALVKQGEKLLHKHRQKYSGFQLSQKVKEALYRKGFTIDLINTFLDEYMEQ
- a CDS encoding TIGR01777 family oxidoreductase, whose product is MNIMITGGTGFVGTHLTKELTEKGHHVYVLTRSPEKRTDTNHIAYIGYDHPVKDLPRIHAVINLAGDSLFGYWTRKKKKVIRTSRINTTQKVIRMMEQMETKPDVFISGSAVGFYGTSEELIFTEQTINPGDDFLADVVVDWEQTAKQAEQLGIRTVYTRFGVILGQVGALPLMKLPVKMFAGGRIGNGEQWVSWVHIKDVVGLIHFCMFNEQINGPVNVTAPNPKRNKDFTRVLADILNRPFWLPAPAFMVWTAIGEMSLLIEKGQYVLPKKAKDFHYPFSYPDLKEALDETER
- a CDS encoding PLD nuclease N-terminal domain-containing protein, with translation MIGVLILDVIDLLSKINWGVIAPLIVIQFILLIVAAIDLIRAEKTNGPKWMWILVIILINFVGPVLYFIFGRRND
- a CDS encoding ABC transporter ATP-binding protein → MILLSADNLTKIYDRQPVVDRVSFKFESGKCIALIGPNGAGKTTTLRTLSGLIKPTSGTITFAGKKQNADNRESIGYLPQHPVFFKWMSGKEFLVYVGRLAHLSKQKSVKRAEKLLERVGLSESANKRIGKYSGGMKQRLGIAQAMIHQPKLLMLDEPVSSLDPIGRREVLTLMEELKNDITILFSTHILSDADEVSDELLLLHEGRIMESGSMTDLRERYQTAKIELSFEGDLIVYREKLNALKHVTNSWIDRGYLHVTVSDMTAARHDILAAASAEEWALTSFSINRTSLEDMFMKAVKS
- a CDS encoding ABC transporter permease — its product is MQWWVLFHKELVENVRNVKWIWVPLVMILIAVMDPLTNYYLPQIIEATGGLPDGTQIDLPEYQPSDVVMLSLGQFNTIGVAIIALISMGTIAGERKSGVSELVLVKPVSYTNYITAKWASTACLILVSFALGMLASWYYINLLFGELSFGALLQVLFFYGLWFMLVVSLSIFYNAIFKIPGLIAFLTIATVGLISIVTSVFSHVLEWSPSRISPYIQQMVITGNAPSDLTCAAIVTGIMIGLLLIASVMIFRKKEMAS
- the ltrA gene encoding group II intron reverse transcriptase/maturase codes for the protein MDNIRHKDRKLRHSEYYGMQEVYDKLYQRSVENQNFKSLMKIITSDNNILLAYRNIKRNGGSTTTGVDGKTIKDIEILDTDEFLNIVKRRFACYKPRKVKRVEIPKPNGKKRPLGIPSIWDRIAQQCFLQVLEPICEAKFNSHSHGFRPNKSTEHAIADCAKKMNIIKMQYVVDIDIKGFFDEVWHSKLIRQLWAMGIRDKQVLVIIRKMLESPIQFPNGKVFTPTKGTMQGGILSPLLANVNLNEFDWWIANQWENRRMSEIKTQYNSNGTEHMGNHHKKMRSHTNLKECYFVRYGDDFKVFCPDRKTAEKLYHACKQWLEERLRLPISEEKSKITYLRKEESEFLGFSLKLERKGKNRYVMHSHICTKAINRMKQELKAQIIQIQKAPRRADGIRAIGKYNSKVIGMHNYYRIATHVNKDFKKIHYPVLLTMNTRLINSGLSKTGKYTGKDKGIVRYTNSKNMRYLLGRPIIPVSYVRHRKPMYPKTYINKYTSQGRKLIHDNQKAVSEASLQWLREHPVINDRATVEFNDNRISLYVAQYGRCSVTEEELEITDMHCHHKKPYHLTHDDSYNNLTLIKPEAHALIHAIRTDTINEYLAILKLNEQQLHKLNKLRKSVGNKKIKQ